The sequence GTACAAGGAAGGATTGATGATTTTCTGAAGCAAGGAAAGGTATAAGTACATACGTaatagagtgtgtgtgttgtttacAATGGATGTGATTTTAATGTAGAGCTTAGTTCTAGTACTGAAGAAACGTGTGACTGTGGACAAGGATCATGTGAAGAATGTTCAGAAAATGGTGCAATCAATCCATGATGATGGGCAAACAAAACACATGAAATTTCAGgggtaaatacatgtatgatgttATATAATCTGTTTTTCAGCTGCTTTTTACAGTTCCTTAGATTCTTCATGGAATGGAATAAAAGAGCAACTAACATCAGAAGCAATGCAAACTTCCCGTATTGCCTCTACTTTAGAGTTGCAGGCACTACAGCCCCTGCAAACCTTTCTGATCAACGATCTTGAGAAGAGGTTTAGAGTCACAGTCAGTGATAGTAGGAAACTTCTTAAGGACTACTTCACAGCAAAAGCAGCACTGCAGAAGAGTAGAGATAAGTACTTTAGGTATTCAGGGCAAAAACTACCGCGTACATGTTAACTTTTGCGAATGTGCCAAATCAGGCAAATTTGTGTGGCATGtttaattatgtttgatgcgtGCAAAGCAGTGTAATATAATACTGTAGCTGTTGTGtataatacattattatatacttgTAATGCACTGGTGctcatgtgtacagtgtagttGGAGACTGGGAGGTTGTGATGTTAGAGCTGTACCATGAGCAAGGGGATTCTTGGAATCCTGCCCCAGGCAATAAACTTCACGATCGTGAAGCGCAGCTTAGTCGCAAAGTACAAGAGAGCAAAGAGGACTATGAAACAGCTGTGCAATACCTCAACCAATTACAGCAAGATGTTTTTACCAGTCAACTCCCTGGGGTAACTTATGTTCATAGGCAAACAGGCAGTAATGTTTAGCCATGCAACCATTGGGTTTGttttcagtataataattgtgttaTTTCTAAgtgcctatatatacatgtacagtatgcttGTGTAGGTACTGGACATCCTTCGGACAACTGCTCAAAACATGGTGGCCGTAGTAAACAATGCACTTAAGTGTTTTACAGATATGCAATCACAGTTAATGCTTGGGAATGGATTGAAGGTGGGTATAAGTACATTGACCTTATTTGCTATAGACGTTTTTAATGAGCTATATCCGTGTCTCCGTGGTACTCACTAGCTATGACTGGAATTGTTATGTTCTCTGTAACTAGATGTATTAATCCTAACCCTGTGCCATATCACACATAGTTACAATTATCATTAACCGAGATGCGCCACAGTGCCACTAGTTATAATAGTCGCTCAATTAGGTAGaccatgcatgtgtagtaAGTTTCTCGGTTGTATAATAGAGTGTATAGTGACTGAGGCATACATGTATCACTAATAGTAATACCCATGCAGGCACAGACCCACAGGTCAGTAACCCAGTTAGCAACCAGTGGGGAGGTTATTTCATTGGGTACACAACTCATTTACTAGTGTCCACACCAGAGCCTGAGTACGCAAATTCCTTTTAAAGAATGGATAGCttcaacacaacaagttagttattatAGTGCAAAGAAAACAAGCACGCAAAAGCTAACATGTAGCTAAATGCTGCTTTTATTTGAGGCACGACAGTACACATTTTTGATGGGCCTCGACTCCAGTCGTCTTAACTGACTCCACTGTGCTCCTAgtcccagtgtgtgtgcactggACCACTGCCGTTTTCAAAGCCTTATTTTCATTTTTACTTATAAGTAAATGGAAACTAAACTACATAAAATTAGTGTAGTTTAGTTTCATGCCGCTAGGTCTCCATGTTCATACATACTACTgctgtacttgtacaacacTAGTTGTGACAATAATACGACGGCATAACACCGCCGAGTgtttagcacttcagtgctctactTATTATtcatatctacatgtattcaGGGTGCACAGAGTCATGATCAATTCAATGCTGCTGATTATTGTCAAACAGTGATCTTTTGTAATGTTGAGTATGGCTCCATTCCCTTGCCGACATGTCACGAGTTTCAGGAATACCTCTACAAGGTAGGCACCTCTACTAGGGCTTATGGTATGCAAATTACCTATTATTTGTGTTCAGGATGAGACGCTAATGATTCAAGCTCGGAAAGTtcagtacatgtgcatgagCAAGTTGAGCCCAAAAGAGTTAGCCAGCAGAGCACATCAGTTCTTAGCAGATGGGGACAAGAAAAAACAGCATTCCAACAACAAAGGGCTCTCTTCCACTCAAGAAGGTGTGTGAAGCAATTAAGAACGTGCAGTGTTTGTATCCAGGTTTCacacagagggggggggggggaggattCTCCTCCGGATTAGTAGCTTACTCAATTTTAATCTCATGCTCACCTgcaggttataattatgtactccgAAATTATGCTTTCCAGGTCTGTTGTATTAACAATTGAGAATGTATTTGGGTCTCCCAAAAAGCCACCCTCCCCCCCGTGTGCTTCCTAGGCATGTTTTGCTTCAGTCAATAAGTATTGAAAGATATGCATAGATTGATTTTGATTGATTGATGCATAGATTGAttctacttacatgtactttattacataattatgcctcggtgtgcacatgcgcaagcaaggtatatgatagtgtgtttgtccatatacatgtagatattaCAGTAATggtaagagggattggaattGGAAACACTCctcgttatagggtgtggcttgttagtgcttttgAAAGACTTTCTTGTGACAGAGTTCGAGTTTGTGCAAGTGAAAAGAACTTTTCACTACCAACTACAATGAACTACATGTAAAAGTTGTTGAATTACATAGCTGGGGCTAATAAACGCCTATGCAGCACAATGAAACATGTAGTAGCCGCGGCAAGCATACCGTATATACATGATCAGAGGCCACTTTTGTATAAAGGCTGCACTGAAGTAGTAGCCTCCATACAGCTCATCTTCAGTGAAATAGAAGCCGCTCCAAATAGTAGCGTCAGTGAACTttaaggctataattatgtctctgcacgtggcagctaTATTGATACTGATATCTACGGTAGCAACTAGCTAGGtatagcagcttgttagtgctctttcactcatggcagagttcgagTTTGTGCACATAAAAATAaattttgatgacaaactgaaggttgttgaattagcttTCAAGATTCACAGTTAAAAAATGAGGTATTGGGTTTAGGCATCCATTTCGCTagggtgaccagattaacgagTTTCTGATTTGTGGCAAGAATTCCCATGTAATAACTCTTTGTTGCCTGGAAAGCAGACAGTTTTACTTTCAGCTTTGATCGACTCACACGTACTCAACTCTTACAGTGCCAGTACGCCATTAGGTCACCGTCTAcagtgccataattatgcacatcaAATACTGGCATCTGAAGAGCCTTGAGGCTAAATGCAACAAAGGCTTGCAATAACTCACTATCTACCCTAGTACTCAAAATTCGTATCAGAGGCcagatacatgtatgctacATGACTGACACAATAGAATCCAGTTTGTGCAGAAGTCAACACTTTTGCGTCTAAAACAGCACTTTCGTTTGCTAAGTGCAAGCATTAATTAGTTTTGAGTTACAGGGTGTCGATGTGCCCTCCTTGGTGCATGTACGTTTCTACTGAtattatatgtatatgtacagaTCAGGGATATTCTGCACCCATGTTCAGTTTCTTTTTGGGTCCTTCTCAAATCCATTCTTGACTGCTTGGGCTCCTTTCTGCTGCTGCCAGTACGTATATGGCGCTAGTTTgattcctggtatatacatgtagcgagccatcattaattttatatatacatgcatgtatgtacttataattatgcttcataATTTGTGCACTTTTAGAATAATTAAtgttaggtacatgtacatgtatagctataaacacaaACGTTCGGTATATCTTTTATGTAACTTAATTTGTTTCTTCAGTAGGGAGCAGGCTGCTGATCGAACTCTGCCTTGAGTATCTAATGCGACCCGTTGCTCTTAAAGAGGAGGGTCTATTTAGAGTGTCTGGTGATTCTGCTGTTATGAAGTCTCTCCATGCTGATTTCATGTCAGGAAGAGCCACAGGAGAGTTTCTAAAGTGAGTCACAATAGTGGAAACCATGGAAGGGTATAACTGGAGCCCAAGAACgtgttgttataataatttttactGATACCTGTCCGCCTTGAACCAGCAGCAAATGTAGCTGGCCGATGCACTCTATACAGTAGAAACATGCATCAATTTACGTGACCTTGTGACGTCCTCGCACAGGTTTTCACCACAATTGTTAACTGATTTTGCATGACGCCCTTTACAAAATTGTCAGTAGCACTTAATGATCGATATACGTAAGTAATCAGTTTGTCCTTATATGAAAAGATCGAAGGCTGAAATttcttgtacatgcatgtatagccatgcaggaatCGTTTACGGTTGTTTATTGTTATGAATATGAATGTTCATGCCCATATACAATGCATACTCTAGCCTCCTGCAGAGGCCTCTTGAgaagaaggcctgctactgaacagaaaaaatatcctgaatcgatatgtacatgcagacaaaGATTACAATTCATAATATTGAGTTGATACACAGagctgtatatagctatagctaaaatgtatatagctagctagcgacAGAGTTGTAGGTGTGTAGCTCTTTTCTTTCTGGTGGATcaagtctacatgtagactttcaccaaggttactGTTACGTGTAGATGAGCTTGGCCCGTCCATCTAGGCTAGTTCACTCTGTTCGGATGAtggtcatccacactgttttCAAGCTGCGGtatacgcatgcgcaagcgaggtatactgtagtgtgtgtgcgtgtgtgtctgtctaggttgctacagctgctcagggATCAATGAacaacagtagactcttgctatttcggctctctgaagtatggtcacctcgatataccggccatttggcttggcacggaatgctagctataattatgtttactgcacaaaactcactcTGAAGTACGGCTACTCACTATTCCGTATACGAGCCAGTGCTATAAGGATACTATTTTTGGCTGTAAGATCTCTATAAACAAGAtctcttcgagtcgccctccATTAAGTCTTCAGGCAGTCAAATACTGGTCAGAAAGACGACCTGGAAGCTATTCAGTCAACAAAACTTGACGCCAAAATCTTCAGTTTTTTCCAGCTGATCTTAGACCACTTCATTGGATAACAAGACACATAAATAAACTCCgaattattattgtagctagcattgtttcaTTATTCTCTTTTCATTAAAATCATTGCaagttacaaaaataatgttagTGAATAAATcttatgaattattcatgaccgATTAACCTTACCGTGATTGTGTTTGATCCACCTTCAATTATTTAGGGCTGCACTGATGGATCAGCGTGACCCTAATACTATCAGTGGATTACTAAAGCTTCATCTCAGGGAACACCCATTCTTGTGTCCGGCTAGTGTGTCTGCATTGGATAAGGTCCTGGAAGAAGCAAATAGAgtaagttattattatactgtgaCTCTTTCAGTTACTATACGTGTGAGTGCGGCACGCATGCTGCATATGGAATGCCAAAACCGCCTAGCAATAAAGAGTGTAGTACCGCATGCAAAGGATACGTGCCATAGGAGATCTGATTCCTCATTACGTCTGACTTGCGTCTTTCACGCAGGAAACAACATGTATGTAAATTACGCGCATTAGGCCCACATCAAACTGTTCAGCAACTTgtataaatgaaagcaccgcgggtgctgatgcctcagtggaggtgttAAAGCTAAAGCTACTAGCCGTTATAGCAATAgcctatacacacattatcatcGGATGCATATAaattttgcagcatgcaggcagaatccagaatcacagagagtgggtaatgatcgaccatgattgttgttaaaaacgattgatgccaaaagtccaagtcttaaatcaatggctgcatcagcagagccttgcagctctcttctcactcttgcagctaccaatagctagcgttctagtgtagagctaactactaaacTAACTACtaagagagctcacaagactcactctATTGGAGAGGAAGTTGAGATAAAAGACTATTCGATCTGGCTATAGCAGCTTctcttctggccacagtaatagcataattattattcataatgcatgtacacacgtgTCTTCACTTAATGACATCCGGAATTTGGATGGAGTCTGGTCCCGCTCtattcatgagcaattaaCCTTAACGTTGCTATACCACCTACATAGTGTATTGGGATACTtcgtacagtcatgtacatcgATACTAAAATACTAAAACAGCCGTGTATAGATGTACCATAGAAACTGAATCATTAGCGCTTACTCagactataagcgtatctttattttaaacgcaagctcaactgcaggttttttgtactcgaattgaagcgcttttccgaTCATGCGAAGGATATTAGTGAAAATGTTGATTGATTCAGCTAACTTTGTTTATCTATttttatgagctagctagcttgtacagtgcatggtagctacatgctgagagaatgtgaggtCCTTTTGTTCCAgctcctggtcaatatgaatgttaATGGAACTGTAgtatgatatacatgtagatccattaggttgcctgcttgccttgcctgctcactttctagctagcttacgAATCTGccctcatcacagagacagagACATCCAGTTTCTGGGTGGGGCTtgaaaatgactgcattataggtgcattctcgaatataagcatatagagctctgctattgaccctgCGATTATGTGgtttgcatgtacacacaattataCCCTTCGATCCCTAAGTGTGCGAATAACATTAACCCTTTAGCCTAACAAGACGAAAACTCACCAATGTCAACAAACAAGCTCTTGTTTGTATCTACACTGTCCACTCTAAAAGAGTGCCTAATGTGGGCAACTTACACATGTATGCAAGTCTCTGATAAGACAGTTTATGTGCGCCTAATGTGATACAGTACGTAGAACCTctattatccggccctccattctccattatccggaacctccattatccaGCTTGGCAATTTCTAATTCAGAATGGGTGTGTCCCttaaatgcgcatgtgcattgcAGTTGTTACTATGTTTGTCAtttaagtgggtggatcaaggcgtggtttatcgaTTCAATTATCCGGTTATCCGGCTTggctctggaaccaaggtgtccagaCAATcgaggtttgtacatgtaaaaatGCAGTTTTAGTTGCATGTAGCACGCATGCCGAAATCAGAAATCGTGCTGCACTTAAACTGCATTTAAATGTGTTCGCAAACATAATAATTGCACTATTATATGTGTGCATATGCGTGCCACACTTAAcatttgtgtacacacgtacatgtacgtgcaagCACACAATTCTTAACTTTAAATTTATGTCTTCCTTTCCTCGCAGGAAGAAATTGTACCTACTGTTCTAGGCGAGCTGTCATCCCGAGAGCTCAATGTACTAACTAACATCATGCTGCTGTTGAACACTATTACACAGACCCCATGGAAAGAGCAAAACAAAATGAGTGCTCACACATTGGGCATAGCTTGCGGACTCTCAGTGTTCCCTGATCTGAATCCTTCCAAAGCCACCCTGCTTACTGAATTCCTCACCATTAAGTATGATGACTTGGCAGGCTCACACACTCTGCTTTAAACAGTGAATGCATGCTCGTTAATTTATGCGTGTGTTAGTTTTCAATATAATTACATCACATTTCTGGAATATTGTTTGCTCAGTAAAAATGTTATACTTTCACATAATTGTTAGTCTAATGGGCAATTCTCTTTTCAGAAGGAAGCTCAGGATGCCATATGTCCATTATAAGTACTGCTCTGATTTTAGTACCACTATGAATAACTTCATGTTCCCATGAGTcgtcaaacataattatttcccctTCCTTCCATGTATGCCAGTCAGTTCCGACTCTTATACGTGCTCCACCGCTATGTAATAATGTTAGGTGTAATCTCAACCTCTCGTTTGATGGCCCTGTGTGAGTTCGAATGTGTGTGCCTGGTTGAATAGCAGAAAACTTTATACTTGTGAAATCTTGCCCACACCCTCGTATGTGAGACATAGTTTTTTGAAAGTACTGTGTATACTCAGTAAACCCATAGCCTGAAGATTTAAGCCGCAGCTCAGTCCAATCACCGCCAACGTGTAAATTTTCTGTTTCTTCTGTGAACATGTATGAGCGCTCTTTTAAATTGTATAGTAACTCTTCTTTTATATCGCTGTATCCAGCTTCAAGTCGGGCTATGAATGGATATTCGGCTGTATTGTACCATGGCCTTGAAGTGAGTCCCTTGACATAACGTGACACTGGACGCTGCAATGGGTTTCCCCATAATTCTCTGTTTACTGCGTTGGCCCATAATTTTCTTGCTGCAAGCTCTTGGTTTAGAAACAACAGTGCCAATCCCAGCTGATCCACAATGAATAGATTGTTGGGTAGCAGCATAATCGCTTCCCtatataattcaagcttctcaGTGTCTGAAAGCTTTAATTCATTTCGTTTCGTGTTGAATGTTGCTAATGCCTCTTTGTCTCTCTGCATGGCTCGCTGTAGTAACCTCAACATATCTTGTACTGTATCAGTTTTATTTGCTTCATATCCCAGATTTTCTGTATCCATAGTAATCACCTCCGGTGTTTTGAGCACCTTATTGTTGCAATTGATAAAGAAACTTGCATCTATACGCAGTTTTTGTTTGAAATTAGACCAGGTATGCGTCATTTGTGGGAGTACTGCTGAATGCAGTTGATCAAAGCACGTTTCTTCGGAACCCCGTTTTGAAATCTTCTTGC comes from Halichondria panicea chromosome 3, odHalPani1.1, whole genome shotgun sequence and encodes:
- the LOC135333176 gene encoding uncharacterized protein LOC135333176 isoform X2 yields the protein MSKATRRQSYVSVEDEKQNLVEHFEKVQGRIDDFLKQGKSLVLVLKKRVTVDKDHVKNVQKMVQSIHDDGQTKHMKFQGSLDSSWNGIKEQLTSEAMQTSRIASTLELQALQPLQTFLINDLEKRFRVTVSDSRKLLKDYFTAKAALQKSRDKYFSVVGDWEVVMLELYHEQGDSWNPAPGNKLHDREAQLSRKVQESKEDYETAVQYLNQLQQDVFTSQLPGVLDILRTTAQNMVAVVNNALKCFTDMQSQLMLGNGLKGAQSHDQFNAADYCQTVIFCNVEYGSIPLPTCHEFQEYLYKDETLMIQARKVQYMCMSKLSPKELASRAHQFLADGDKKKQHSNNKGLSSTQEGSRLLIELCLEYLMRPVALKEEGLFRVSGDSAVMKSLHADFMSGRATGEFLKAALMDQRDPNTISGLLKLHLREHPFLCPASVSALDKVLEEANREEIVPTVLGELSSRELNVLTNIMLLLNTITQTPWKEQNKMSAHTLGIACGLSVFPDLNPSKATLLTEFLTIKYDDLAGSHTLL
- the LOC135333176 gene encoding uncharacterized protein LOC135333176 isoform X1, coding for MSKATRRQSYVSVEDEKQNLVEHFEKVQGRIDDFLKQGKSLVLVLKKRVTVDKDHVKNVQKMVQSIHDDGQTKHMKFQGSLDSSWNGIKEQLTSEAMQTSRIASTLELQALQPLQTFLINDLEKRFRVTVSDSRKLLKDYFTAKAALQKSRDKYFSVVGDWEVVMLELYHEQGDSWNPAPGNKLHDREAQLSRKVQESKEDYETAVQYLNQLQQDVFTSQLPGVLDILRTTAQNMVAVVNNALKCFTDMQSQLMLGNGLKGAQSHDQFNAADYCQTVIFCNVEYGSIPLPTCHEFQEYLYKDETLMIQARKVQYMCMSKLSPKELASRAHQFLADGDKKKQHSNNKGLSSTQEVGSRLLIELCLEYLMRPVALKEEGLFRVSGDSAVMKSLHADFMSGRATGEFLKAALMDQRDPNTISGLLKLHLREHPFLCPASVSALDKVLEEANREEIVPTVLGELSSRELNVLTNIMLLLNTITQTPWKEQNKMSAHTLGIACGLSVFPDLNPSKATLLTEFLTIKYDDLAGSHTLL
- the LOC135333177 gene encoding aspartate beta-hydroxylase domain-containing protein 2-like, with the translated sequence MHLRLLHLGNIALILSYCYVCVQNKTTNKVLSVPVTGQNDLVFNEGDNPCKVITKYCKKISKRGSEETCFDQLHSAVLPQMTHTWSNFKQKLRIDASFFINCNNKVLKTPEVITMDTENLGYEANKTDTVQDMLRLLQRAMQRDKEALATFNTKRNELKLSDTEKLELYREAIMLLPNNLFIVDQLGLALLFLNQELAARKLWANAVNRELWGNPLQRPVSRYVKGLTSRPWYNTAEYPFIARLEAGYSDIKEELLYNLKERSYMFTEETENLHVGGDWTELRLKSSGYGFTEYTQYFQKTMSHIRGCGQDFTSIKFSAIQPGTHIRTHTGPSNERLRLHLTLLHSGGARIRVGTDWHTWKEGEIIMFDDSWEHEVIHSGTKIRAVLIMDIWHPELPSEKRIAH